A genomic segment from Sphingopyxis sp. DBS4 encodes:
- a CDS encoding CoA transferase subunit A produces the protein MGNKRYSDAAAALDGLLFDGMHICAGGFGLCGIPERLIDAVRDSGVKELTIASNNAGIDGEGLGKLLRTRQIKKMISSYVGENKEFERQYLAGELEVEFCPQGTLAERCRAGGAGIPGFYTKTGVGTLVAEGKEVKSFDGQDYILERGIFADLAIIKGWKADESGNLIFRKTARNFNQPMATAAKICVAEVEEIVPTGSLDPDCIHLPGIYVKRLIVGAPYDKKIEFRTVRPREAA, from the coding sequence ATGGGGAACAAGCGCTATTCCGACGCCGCTGCCGCGCTCGACGGACTGCTTTTCGACGGAATGCATATCTGTGCGGGCGGCTTCGGTCTGTGCGGCATCCCCGAACGGCTGATCGACGCGGTTCGCGATTCCGGGGTCAAGGAGCTGACGATCGCGAGCAACAATGCCGGGATCGACGGCGAAGGGCTCGGCAAGCTGCTCCGCACCAGACAGATCAAAAAAATGATCTCCTCCTATGTCGGCGAGAACAAGGAGTTCGAGCGGCAATATCTGGCGGGCGAGCTGGAGGTCGAATTCTGCCCGCAGGGCACGCTCGCCGAACGCTGCCGCGCCGGCGGCGCGGGCATTCCGGGTTTCTATACGAAAACGGGCGTCGGCACCCTCGTCGCCGAGGGCAAGGAAGTGAAGAGCTTCGACGGACAGGATTATATCCTCGAACGCGGCATCTTCGCCGACCTTGCGATCATCAAGGGATGGAAAGCCGACGAAAGCGGCAACCTCATCTTCCGCAAGACCGCCCGCAACTTCAACCAGCCGATGGCGACCGCGGCGAAGATCTGCGTTGCGGAGGTCGAGGAGATCGTGCCGACCGGCAGCCTCGACCCCGACTGCATCCATCTGCCCGGTATCTATGTGAAGCGCCTGATCGTCGGCGCCCCCTACGACAAGAAGATCGAGTTCCGCACCGTGCGGCCGCGGGAAGCAGCATGA
- a CDS encoding LysR family transcriptional regulator has product MSINRIAFYHLETLLWIDRLGTFSAAAERLNTTQPAVSARMRELEQRLGSALFRRDGRTMSLTPAGRKLVRDCAPLLRDMERALLGSGGFAEASGVVRIGAGEIAAASCLPPFVAALKEEMPGVGLEIEIDLTANLIQQLLTGRTDMAFAAGPVAHPALMSRPIGKVALVWLASPAVAAAFGAGDEAVPVWSLASHSPIHGRMRDAIDASRIAPRSLNLCNNARMMIDIALAGGGVGIFPEPMVRGEVACGALVELAGMPPPAPVEFHVAMRVADTEPVLVRIFEQAARLRIAPVLDAGQ; this is encoded by the coding sequence ATGTCGATCAATAGAATTGCCTTCTATCATCTCGAAACCCTGCTCTGGATCGACCGGCTCGGCACCTTCTCGGCCGCCGCCGAGCGGCTCAACACCACCCAGCCCGCGGTGTCGGCGCGGATGCGCGAGCTCGAGCAGCGGCTCGGCTCGGCGCTGTTCCGTCGCGACGGGCGCACCATGTCGCTGACCCCGGCGGGCCGCAAGCTGGTGCGCGACTGCGCGCCGCTGCTCCGCGACATGGAACGCGCGCTGCTCGGCAGCGGCGGTTTTGCCGAGGCGAGCGGGGTGGTGCGGATCGGCGCGGGCGAGATCGCGGCGGCAAGCTGCCTGCCGCCCTTCGTCGCGGCGCTGAAGGAGGAGATGCCGGGCGTCGGCCTCGAAATCGAGATCGACCTGACCGCGAACCTGATCCAGCAATTGCTTACCGGCCGCACCGACATGGCCTTCGCCGCGGGGCCGGTCGCGCACCCGGCGCTGATGTCGCGTCCGATCGGCAAGGTGGCGCTGGTGTGGCTCGCCAGCCCCGCGGTTGCCGCGGCCTTCGGTGCGGGGGATGAAGCGGTGCCGGTCTGGTCGCTCGCCAGCCATTCGCCGATCCACGGCCGGATGCGCGACGCGATCGACGCTTCGCGCATCGCGCCGCGCTCGCTCAACCTCTGCAACAACGCCCGGATGATGATCGACATCGCGCTGGCGGGGGGCGGCGTCGGCATCTTCCCCGAACCGATGGTGCGCGGCGAGGTCGCGTGCGGCGCGCTCGTCGAACTCGCCGGAATGCCGCCGCCGGCGCCGGTCGAGTTCCACGTCGCGATGCGCGTCGCCGATACCGAGCCGGTGCTGGTCCGCATCTTCGAGCAGGCCGCGCGCCTGCGCATCGCGCCGGTTCTTGACGCCGGTCAATGA
- a CDS encoding universal stress protein, translating into MRSILVHADNDSACEDRLQVALDLARRFQGHATLLIATPLQQFVSFDPFGGTYFAAEALAAAQADDIALESRLADRLAGEDVPWDIAMADGDIVGALAGAATFADLTVVSLPPAKEDRRGSPPPMLAGDLAVTATTPVLALPHGVKAFDADTPAMVAWNGSAQAAHALRAAIPLLGGRPVVLVTVGDEEGDVPATDALRYLSRHDIHAELKTVARDGDTVEERLEKEALALGAGLIVMGAFGRSRLRETIFGGVTRYLLTSGRVPLLLAH; encoded by the coding sequence ATGCGCTCGATACTCGTTCATGCCGACAATGATTCCGCCTGCGAAGACCGGCTGCAGGTCGCGCTTGATCTCGCGCGCCGCTTTCAGGGTCATGCGACCTTGCTGATCGCGACGCCGCTCCAGCAGTTCGTCAGTTTCGACCCGTTCGGCGGCACCTATTTCGCCGCCGAGGCGCTCGCCGCGGCGCAGGCCGACGACATCGCGCTCGAAAGCCGTCTTGCCGACCGGCTCGCGGGCGAGGATGTGCCGTGGGACATCGCGATGGCCGATGGCGATATCGTCGGCGCGCTCGCCGGGGCGGCGACCTTCGCCGATCTGACGGTGGTCAGCCTGCCGCCCGCGAAGGAGGACCGGCGCGGCAGCCCGCCGCCGATGCTCGCGGGTGATCTTGCCGTGACCGCGACGACGCCGGTGCTGGCGCTGCCGCACGGCGTGAAGGCGTTCGACGCCGATACCCCGGCGATGGTCGCGTGGAACGGCAGCGCGCAGGCGGCGCACGCGCTACGCGCTGCGATCCCGCTGCTCGGCGGCCGGCCGGTGGTTCTCGTCACCGTCGGTGATGAAGAGGGCGACGTCCCCGCCACCGACGCGCTCCGCTATCTGTCGCGCCACGACATCCACGCCGAACTGAAGACGGTCGCCCGCGATGGCGACACGGTCGAGGAACGGCTTGAAAAGGAAGCGCTCGCGCTGGGCGCCGGCCTGATCGTGATGGGCGCCTTCGGCCGCAGCCGGCTGCGCGAGACGATCTTCGGCGGTGTGACGCGCTATCTGCTGACCAGCGGCCGGGTGCCGCTGTTGCTGGCGCATTAG
- a CDS encoding HAD-IA family hydrolase, whose amino-acid sequence MSRYTHVIFDFGGVITASPFEAFNRLEEERGLPRDFVRRVNSADPDGNAWAKFERAEIDAAAFDSLFAEEARALGHALEGEAVLAVLAGAVRPAMVRALDTLKARGFTIGCITNNVPSGKGAGMARSEAMAAEVAAIMARFDHVIESSKVGVRKPDPRIYQMMCEALGTEPATCIYLDDLGINCKPASQLGMHAIKVTSGEQALADLSAALGIMLP is encoded by the coding sequence ATGTCTCGCTATACCCATGTCATCTTCGATTTCGGCGGCGTCATCACCGCCTCGCCCTTCGAAGCCTTCAACCGGCTGGAGGAGGAACGCGGGCTACCGCGCGACTTCGTCCGCCGCGTCAACAGCGCTGATCCCGACGGCAATGCCTGGGCGAAATTCGAGCGGGCCGAGATCGACGCGGCGGCGTTCGACAGCCTGTTCGCGGAAGAAGCCCGCGCGCTGGGGCACGCGCTCGAAGGCGAAGCGGTGCTCGCAGTGCTCGCCGGCGCGGTGCGCCCCGCAATGGTCAGGGCGCTCGATACGCTGAAGGCCCGGGGCTTCACGATCGGCTGCATCACCAACAATGTCCCCAGCGGCAAGGGTGCAGGAATGGCGCGCAGCGAAGCGATGGCGGCCGAGGTCGCGGCGATCATGGCGCGCTTCGACCATGTCATCGAATCGAGCAAGGTCGGCGTCCGCAAGCCCGACCCGCGTATCTATCAGATGATGTGCGAAGCGCTCGGCACCGAGCCTGCGACCTGTATCTATCTCGACGATCTCGGCATCAACTGCAAACCGGCGAGCCAGCTCGGTATGCACGCGATCAAGGTGACGAGCGGCGAACAGGCGCTCGCCGACCTGTCGGCGGCGCTGGGGATTATGCTGCCCTGA
- a CDS encoding DUF2855 family protein → MTDAWAIEIDRDDIAKAALVADPAAPLASGQIRVTLDSYAMTANNITYAVFGKPSGLFGNDQGYWDFFAERDAPGRLPVWGFATVTESAAEGIAIGDRFYGYYPMAREAVLTAGNIGPGGFTDVTPRRTTLPPIYNHYQRIEALEGYRAADHDYWPVFRPLFLTGWLIADQFEDEGDYGAAQILIASASSKTAIGLGFSLAQRQGPRPRTIGLTSEAHVAALTEQKIYDRVIAYDDIAALDSGTPSALVDMAGNGAVTEAVHGHFGDNLKASIIVGKSHWDADAGEAALPGPERQGFFAPGRSQKRIADWGGAAFGQKIAAAWLAFMDVAPRLARIDKRSGGEAALGAYRDMLSGRVDPKVGIVVEP, encoded by the coding sequence ATGACCGACGCCTGGGCGATCGAGATCGACCGCGACGACATCGCCAAGGCGGCGCTCGTCGCCGATCCTGCCGCGCCGCTCGCGTCAGGCCAGATCCGCGTGACGCTGGACAGCTATGCGATGACCGCGAACAACATCACCTATGCGGTGTTCGGCAAGCCGTCGGGGCTGTTCGGCAACGATCAGGGCTATTGGGACTTCTTCGCCGAGCGGGACGCGCCGGGGCGCCTGCCGGTCTGGGGCTTCGCGACCGTCACCGAAAGCGCCGCCGAAGGCATCGCCATCGGCGACCGCTTCTACGGCTATTATCCGATGGCGCGCGAGGCGGTGCTGACCGCAGGAAACATCGGCCCCGGCGGTTTCACTGACGTTACGCCGCGCCGCACGACGCTGCCGCCGATCTACAATCACTATCAGCGGATCGAGGCGCTGGAGGGCTATCGTGCCGCCGACCATGATTATTGGCCGGTCTTCCGCCCGCTGTTCCTGACCGGCTGGCTGATCGCCGACCAGTTCGAGGACGAGGGCGATTATGGCGCCGCGCAGATATTGATCGCGAGCGCGTCGAGCAAGACCGCGATCGGCCTCGGCTTTTCGCTCGCGCAGCGGCAGGGCCCGCGTCCGCGGACGATCGGCCTGACGTCGGAAGCGCATGTCGCGGCGCTGACCGAGCAGAAGATCTACGACCGCGTGATCGCCTATGACGACATCGCGGCGCTCGACTCTGGCACCCCGTCTGCACTCGTCGACATGGCGGGCAACGGTGCGGTGACGGAGGCGGTGCACGGCCATTTCGGCGACAATTTGAAAGCCTCGATCATCGTCGGCAAGTCGCATTGGGATGCCGATGCCGGCGAGGCGGCGCTGCCCGGTCCCGAGCGGCAGGGCTTCTTCGCCCCCGGCCGCAGCCAGAAGCGGATCGCCGACTGGGGCGGCGCGGCGTTCGGGCAGAAAATCGCCGCGGCGTGGCTCGCCTTCATGGACGTCGCGCCGCGATTGGCGCGCATCGACAAGCGGAGCGGCGGCGAGGCCGCGCTCGGCGCCTATCGGGACATGCTGTCGGGCCGCGTCGATCCCAAGGTGGGAATCGTCGTCGAGCCCTGA
- a CDS encoding DUF488 domain-containing protein → MAKGLTIAVKRIYEPPEKADGARFLVDRLWPRGVSKEKATLTAWLKILSPTDAMREEFHHATAHSDAAWAAFRKEYFAELDAGGDEIAAALAELDAAAKAGPVTLLYAAKDEERNNAVALREWLEKR, encoded by the coding sequence ATGGCGAAGGGACTGACAATCGCGGTCAAGCGCATCTACGAGCCGCCGGAGAAAGCCGATGGTGCGCGCTTCCTTGTCGACCGGCTGTGGCCGCGCGGTGTGTCGAAGGAGAAGGCGACGCTGACGGCGTGGTTGAAAATCCTGTCTCCGACCGACGCGATGCGCGAGGAATTTCATCACGCGACCGCGCATTCGGATGCGGCCTGGGCGGCCTTTCGCAAGGAATATTTCGCCGAACTCGATGCCGGCGGCGACGAGATCGCGGCGGCACTGGCCGAACTCGACGCGGCGGCGAAGGCGGGGCCGGTGACCTTGCTCTATGCCGCAAAGGACGAAGAGCGGAACAATGCGGTCGCGCTCCGCGAATGGCTGGAAAAGCGCTAG
- a CDS encoding VIT family protein: MHRETHAVARIGWLRAAILGANDGIVSTASLIAGVAAAGAEQASILVTGTAGLVAGAMSMAAGEYVSVSSQRDAEKADIATERHELATDPAFELEELTQIYQQRGLDRALAEQVARQLTDHNALDSHLRDELGLTHEARARPVQAAAASAASFSVGAALPLATLFVDRGASLPWTVSGASLVFLALLGALGAWAGNAPMLRPVVRVTFWGAMAMAATIAIGSLFGAVG, encoded by the coding sequence ATGCACCGCGAAACCCACGCCGTGGCGCGCATCGGCTGGCTGCGCGCCGCGATTCTCGGCGCGAACGACGGGATCGTCTCGACCGCCAGCCTCATCGCGGGCGTCGCGGCGGCGGGCGCCGAGCAGGCATCGATCCTCGTCACCGGTACCGCGGGGCTCGTCGCCGGCGCGATGTCGATGGCAGCGGGCGAATATGTCTCGGTCAGTTCGCAGCGCGACGCGGAGAAAGCCGACATCGCGACCGAGCGGCACGAACTGGCGACCGACCCGGCGTTCGAGCTCGAGGAGCTGACCCAAATCTACCAGCAGCGCGGACTCGACCGCGCACTGGCCGAACAGGTCGCGCGGCAGCTCACCGACCATAATGCGCTCGACAGCCATTTGCGCGACGAACTCGGTCTGACGCACGAGGCGCGGGCGCGGCCGGTTCAGGCGGCGGCGGCTTCGGCGGCGAGCTTTTCGGTCGGTGCGGCGCTGCCGCTCGCGACGCTGTTCGTCGATCGCGGCGCCTCGTTGCCGTGGACGGTATCGGGGGCTTCGCTGGTCTTCCTCGCGCTGCTCGGCGCGCTCGGCGCCTGGGCGGGCAATGCGCCGATGCTCCGTCCGGTCGTTCGCGTCACTTTCTGGGGCGCGATGGCGATGGCCGCGACGATCGCGATCGGATCGCTGTTCGGGGCGGTCGGCTAG
- a CDS encoding SMP-30/gluconolactonase/LRE family protein gives MAEFELIADGLRFPEAPVVMDDGSVIVVEIEQGRITRCWPGGKKEVVATPGGGPNGLAIGPDGKLYCCNNGGFHYVEANGYLAPHGIASDYSGGRIERIDLDTGEVETLYKSGDNGVILRGPNDIMFDMHGGFWFTDHGKVDYAKRAHDIVGIFYAKADGSFIEEVIFPSNNPNGVGLSPDGNTLYAAETYTCRLMKFNIIAPGKVDDAAGPGGPGIPLYRPAGYKFFDSLAMEANGNICVATIGECGISVVSPAGELVEFVETDDIFTTNIAFGGDDMRDAYLTLSGSGRLVKTRWARPGLKLQY, from the coding sequence ATGGCCGAGTTTGAATTGATCGCCGACGGATTGCGCTTCCCCGAGGCGCCGGTGGTGATGGATGACGGCAGCGTCATCGTCGTCGAGATCGAGCAGGGACGGATCACACGCTGCTGGCCGGGCGGGAAGAAAGAGGTCGTCGCGACCCCGGGCGGCGGCCCCAACGGGCTCGCGATCGGTCCCGACGGCAAGCTCTATTGCTGCAACAACGGCGGCTTCCATTATGTCGAGGCGAACGGCTATCTCGCCCCGCACGGCATCGCGAGCGACTATTCGGGCGGGCGAATCGAGCGCATCGACCTCGACACCGGTGAAGTCGAAACCCTCTACAAATCGGGCGACAACGGCGTGATCCTGCGCGGCCCGAACGACATCATGTTCGACATGCATGGCGGCTTCTGGTTCACCGATCACGGCAAGGTCGACTATGCGAAGCGCGCCCACGATATCGTCGGCATCTTCTATGCCAAGGCCGACGGCAGCTTCATCGAGGAAGTGATCTTCCCATCGAACAACCCGAACGGCGTCGGCCTGTCGCCCGACGGCAACACGCTCTATGCCGCCGAAACCTACACCTGCCGACTGATGAAGTTCAACATCATCGCCCCCGGCAAGGTCGACGACGCCGCGGGGCCCGGCGGGCCCGGCATCCCGCTCTATCGCCCCGCGGGCTATAAATTCTTCGACAGCCTAGCGATGGAGGCGAACGGCAATATCTGCGTCGCGACGATCGGCGAATGCGGGATCAGCGTCGTCTCGCCCGCGGGCGAACTGGTCGAGTTCGTCGAGACCGACGATATCTTCACCACCAACATCGCGTTCGGCGGCGACGACATGCGCGACGCCTATCTGACCCTCTCGGGAAGCGGGCGGCTGGTGAAAACGCGCTGGGCGCGGCCGGGGCTCAAGCTGCAATATTGA
- a CDS encoding TIGR02466 family protein yields MPVRTLFATHFYEADIGTSDLLEELEESCRLFAQEDGAGRAWSREHGYKGYTSYASLGDLPERDPAFHDLKRLLDKEVKAFAKACHFDLAKPLKLDSLWVNILKPGGTHSGHIHPHSIVSGTFYVAVPPGSGALKLEDPRLPMLMAAPGRTDDAPEYLHPFIYAEPAAGRVFLWESWLRHEVMPHSGKGERISISFNYR; encoded by the coding sequence ATGCCCGTTCGCACGCTCTTCGCCACACATTTTTACGAGGCCGACATTGGCACCTCCGACCTGCTCGAAGAGCTGGAGGAAAGCTGCCGCCTGTTCGCACAGGAAGATGGCGCGGGACGCGCGTGGAGCCGCGAGCACGGCTACAAGGGCTATACCAGCTACGCCAGCCTCGGCGACCTGCCCGAGCGCGATCCCGCTTTTCATGATCTCAAGCGCCTGCTCGACAAGGAAGTGAAAGCCTTCGCCAAGGCGTGCCATTTCGACCTCGCCAAGCCGCTGAAGCTCGACAGCCTGTGGGTCAACATCCTGAAACCCGGCGGCACCCACAGCGGGCATATCCATCCGCACAGCATCGTATCGGGTACCTTCTACGTCGCGGTTCCGCCGGGATCGGGGGCGCTCAAGCTTGAGGACCCGCGCCTGCCGATGCTGATGGCCGCGCCGGGGCGTACCGACGACGCGCCCGAGTACCTTCACCCGTTCATTTACGCCGAACCGGCTGCGGGGCGCGTCTTCCTGTGGGAAAGCTGGCTCCGGCACGAAGTGATGCCGCATTCGGGCAAGGGCGAACGGATCAGCATCAGCTTTAACTATCGCTGA
- a CDS encoding NAD-dependent succinate-semialdehyde dehydrogenase — translation MTATYDADLQLFIDGAWRSGEGREERPVFNPATAATIAELPVATTADLDEALAAAARGWPVWRAKTPDERAALMHKAAGLIRERADRIATLLTLEQGKPIAEARGEVLSAAALFAYFAEEGKRIEGRVVQRPAGQRAMVLKQPVGPVAAFSPWNFPVNLMVKKIAPALAAGCVVIAKAPEETPGCTSAIMRCIADAGIPGDVVQLVYGNPDMISRHLLGSDVIRKVSFTGSTVVGKHLMKLAADRVQRITMELGGHAPVLIFDDCDLEATLDRVVAQKFRNAGQVCVSPTRFYVQQGIYDAFVAGFAERTKKVRVGSGLDSDTQMGPLANARRAPALEAMIADATAKGARVIAGGEATGTGYFFQPTALADVPLDADAMNNEPFGPMALIRPFGTEEEALEQANRLPYGLAAFAFTENGRRINRVADRIESGMVGVNSFVISASDMPFGGIKESGFGSESGPEGLDGYLVTKAVHIY, via the coding sequence ATGACCGCGACCTATGACGCCGACCTCCAGCTTTTCATCGACGGAGCGTGGCGGAGCGGCGAGGGGCGCGAGGAACGGCCGGTGTTCAATCCTGCGACCGCGGCTACGATCGCCGAGCTGCCGGTCGCGACCACGGCTGACCTCGACGAAGCGCTTGCCGCGGCGGCGCGCGGCTGGCCAGTGTGGCGTGCGAAGACCCCCGACGAGCGCGCGGCACTGATGCACAAGGCGGCGGGGCTGATCCGCGAGCGCGCCGATCGGATCGCGACGCTGCTGACACTCGAACAGGGCAAGCCGATTGCCGAAGCGCGCGGCGAGGTGCTGTCGGCGGCGGCGCTCTTCGCCTATTTCGCCGAAGAGGGGAAACGCATCGAGGGACGCGTCGTCCAGCGCCCTGCCGGCCAGCGCGCGATGGTGCTGAAACAGCCGGTCGGCCCGGTCGCGGCGTTCAGCCCGTGGAATTTCCCGGTCAATCTGATGGTCAAGAAGATCGCTCCCGCGCTCGCCGCGGGCTGCGTCGTGATCGCCAAGGCACCCGAGGAGACGCCGGGCTGCACCAGCGCGATTATGCGCTGCATCGCCGACGCGGGAATCCCCGGCGACGTCGTGCAACTCGTCTACGGCAATCCCGACATGATCAGCCGTCACCTGCTCGGCAGCGACGTGATCCGCAAGGTCAGCTTCACCGGCTCGACCGTGGTCGGCAAGCATCTGATGAAGCTCGCCGCCGATCGCGTGCAGCGGATCACGATGGAACTCGGCGGCCACGCCCCGGTGCTGATCTTCGACGATTGCGACCTCGAAGCCACGCTCGACCGCGTTGTCGCGCAGAAGTTCCGCAACGCGGGACAGGTCTGCGTCTCGCCGACGCGCTTCTATGTCCAGCAGGGCATTTACGACGCCTTTGTCGCGGGCTTCGCCGAGCGGACGAAGAAGGTGAGGGTCGGCAGCGGGCTCGATTCCGACACCCAGATGGGGCCGCTCGCCAACGCGCGCCGAGCGCCCGCATTGGAGGCGATGATCGCCGATGCGACCGCAAAGGGCGCGCGGGTGATCGCGGGCGGCGAGGCGACCGGCACCGGCTATTTCTTCCAGCCGACCGCACTCGCCGACGTGCCGCTCGACGCCGATGCGATGAACAACGAACCCTTCGGCCCGATGGCGCTGATCCGTCCGTTCGGCACCGAGGAGGAAGCGCTCGAACAGGCGAACCGGCTGCCCTATGGCCTCGCGGCCTTTGCGTTTACCGAGAACGGCCGCCGCATCAACCGTGTCGCCGACCGCATCGAAAGCGGCATGGTCGGCGTGAACAGCTTCGTCATCTCGGCGAGCGACATGCCGTTCGGCGGGATCAAGGAATCGGGCTTCGGCAGCGAAAGCGGGCCCGAGGGGCTGGATGGGTATCTGGTGACCAAGGCGGTGCATATTTACTGA